A single Phycisphaerae bacterium DNA region contains:
- a CDS encoding M28 family peptidase codes for MHRLRQVSRAHLLIILLAAIVSIVANHGAAIAVERHSRDESLFNAQQYLDHVSYLASDELEGRGTGQPGIDRAAEYIAAEFSRLGVNPAGDDGTYFQNFSLTLQRRIGDSTRLSVGTEGRRTRKPLELNTDFRPFPFSSSAAFKGSVVFAGYGIVDDDQNYNDYEGVDITDKIVMVLRRAPQFAEFDAGEHQSFRSKASRANARGAAAILVVNRPSDEDRTLYPFEASTGGFGANSYGIPMIHISEAAADELLKAGGLPPAAELEKTIEEKRAPASAELKGVTIRGEVSIEPIESPVRNVVGMIPGKGPQADEIIVLGAHYDHLGIRNKGDLNFDPTRDISNGADDNASGTALVMTMARVYTQGAAPNRSILLILFTGEELGLLGSGHFAKNPTVDLSKCVAMLNFDMVGRLRDDRLEVGGQRTGDFEEIVARHAERYALKIRDGGGGRGPSDHTNFYNKKIPVLFFFTGIHRQYHKPDDDTQLVNSDGAIRIARFAADIIDDIDSNQERPKFVEDVRRASIMRQGDDDDESRSDPPQARARGEGRERDPRVRGERGPRNPERGEDRSDAPRAENREDSAPRGVRLGIIPVEDDESGILVDEVQDGSPAALAGVKTGDRLVRIGKLDIHSFDDAVAAVSKLQWGDETTLGIVRDKEKLELKVRFPRPSRGNARNAPDSTFEDLKGMAARIEAVVKQLQSGGSDKVVAFRVETRRGEIALDVEVSDHESALKVMEPLVASMPDVIRTESTRESAVTIEMQLKWPNGSLGTRLRIGNRGRSDARDSAPRDRPRQDRAAARTETNAHGHGDAAQSDEARETMPPVRLGIMPTYGEGEGEGYEIEGVIDGGPAAQAGMKDGDRIYKIGDKKITNVYEYMEALRGYKPGSEVPVTVIRDGKKIELKIKASGAKVEAQ; via the coding sequence ATGCATCGGCTTCGCCAAGTTTCTCGTGCTCATTTACTGATTATCCTGCTCGCCGCGATCGTCTCGATCGTTGCGAATCACGGGGCTGCCATCGCGGTCGAACGCCACTCACGCGACGAGTCTTTGTTCAACGCGCAGCAGTATCTCGATCATGTCTCCTATCTGGCCAGCGACGAACTTGAAGGCCGCGGGACCGGCCAACCGGGGATCGATCGCGCCGCCGAGTACATCGCAGCCGAATTCAGCAGGCTCGGCGTCAACCCGGCCGGCGACGACGGCACTTATTTCCAGAATTTCAGCCTGACGCTCCAGCGCAGGATCGGCGACTCGACCCGGTTGTCAGTCGGCACAGAGGGACGCCGAACGCGCAAGCCGCTCGAACTGAACACCGATTTTCGCCCCTTTCCGTTTTCGTCGTCCGCCGCGTTCAAAGGCAGTGTTGTGTTTGCAGGTTACGGCATTGTCGATGATGACCAGAATTACAACGATTACGAAGGCGTCGACATCACCGACAAAATCGTGATGGTCCTGCGCCGCGCGCCGCAGTTCGCGGAGTTCGATGCCGGCGAGCATCAGTCCTTCCGATCCAAGGCGTCACGCGCCAATGCACGGGGAGCCGCCGCGATTCTCGTCGTGAATCGGCCGAGCGATGAAGATCGGACGCTTTACCCCTTTGAAGCGTCAACCGGAGGATTCGGCGCTAATTCCTACGGCATCCCAATGATTCACATTTCGGAAGCGGCGGCGGATGAACTACTCAAGGCGGGCGGTCTGCCCCCCGCGGCGGAACTTGAGAAAACGATCGAGGAGAAGCGAGCCCCCGCGTCAGCCGAATTGAAGGGCGTCACGATTCGCGGTGAAGTGTCCATCGAGCCGATTGAATCGCCGGTCCGCAACGTTGTCGGCATGATTCCGGGCAAGGGACCGCAGGCGGACGAGATCATTGTACTCGGCGCGCACTACGATCATCTGGGCATCCGAAACAAGGGGGATCTGAACTTCGACCCGACGCGTGACATCAGCAACGGCGCGGATGACAATGCCAGCGGAACGGCACTCGTCATGACCATGGCCCGCGTTTACACGCAGGGAGCGGCTCCGAACCGATCGATTCTGCTCATCTTGTTCACCGGTGAGGAACTCGGACTGCTCGGCTCTGGTCACTTCGCCAAGAACCCGACGGTCGACCTGTCAAAGTGCGTTGCCATGCTGAATTTTGACATGGTGGGTCGCCTCCGCGACGATCGGCTGGAGGTCGGCGGACAGAGGACCGGCGATTTCGAGGAGATTGTCGCCCGCCACGCGGAGAGGTACGCCCTGAAAATTCGCGACGGCGGCGGCGGACGCGGGCCGTCGGATCATACCAACTTCTATAACAAGAAGATCCCGGTGCTTTTCTTCTTCACCGGCATTCATCGGCAGTATCACAAGCCGGATGATGACACCCAGTTGGTCAATTCGGACGGCGCCATTCGAATAGCCCGATTTGCGGCGGACATCATCGATGATATCGATTCCAATCAGGAAAGGCCGAAGTTCGTCGAAGACGTCCGGCGGGCTTCAATCATGCGCCAAGGCGATGACGACGACGAAAGCCGCAGCGACCCGCCGCAGGCCCGCGCCCGGGGAGAAGGCAGAGAACGCGATCCACGCGTCCGCGGTGAACGCGGTCCCCGCAATCCCGAACGCGGTGAAGATCGATCCGACGCACCGCGAGCCGAGAACCGTGAAGACTCCGCCCCGCGCGGCGTGCGACTGGGAATCATTCCGGTCGAAGACGACGAGTCAGGCATTCTGGTTGACGAAGTCCAGGACGGTTCACCCGCTGCGCTGGCCGGCGTCAAGACTGGCGATCGGCTCGTGCGGATCGGCAAGCTGGACATCCATTCGTTTGACGACGCGGTCGCCGCTGTCTCGAAGTTGCAGTGGGGTGACGAAACCACGCTCGGCATCGTCCGCGACAAGGAGAAGCTGGAACTGAAGGTTCGCTTCCCGCGCCCGTCACGGGGCAATGCCCGGAACGCCCCGGATTCCACGTTCGAGGACCTCAAGGGAATGGCAGCCCGAATCGAGGCGGTCGTTAAGCAGCTACAGTCCGGCGGAAGCGACAAGGTCGTGGCATTCCGCGTTGAGACGCGCCGGGGCGAGATCGCACTGGATGTCGAGGTGTCCGACCACGAATCAGCCTTGAAGGTAATGGAACCCCTGGTCGCATCCATGCCTGACGTCATTCGAACCGAGTCCACTCGTGAAAGCGCCGTCACGATCGAAATGCAATTGAAATGGCCCAACGGATCGCTCGGCACCAGGCTCCGAATCGGGAACAGAGGCCGATCGGACGCGCGCGATTCCGCGCCCAGAGATCGGCCGCGCCAGGATCGGGCGGCCGCCCGAACCGAGACGAACGCGCACGGCCACGGCGATGCGGCCCAGAGTGACGAAGCCCGCGAGACCATGCCGCCGGTTCGGCTTGGAATCATGCCGACCTACGGCGAGGGCGAAGGCGAGGGATATGAGATCGAAGGCGTCATCGATGGCGGCCCGGCCGCACAGGCCGGCATGAAGGATGGAGACCGCATCTATAAGATCGGCGACAAGAAAATCACGAACGTCTACGAGTACATGGAGGCCTTGCGCGGCTACAAGCCCGGCTCCGAGGTTCCCGTGACCGTCATCCGCGACGGAAAAAAGATTGAGCTGAAGATCAAGGCATCCGGAGCGAAGGTCGAAGCCCAGTAG
- a CDS encoding serine/threonine protein kinase encodes MTDRSDSTNTSINQHLAWIQSARLEAAAAMARASLPACAEARAVPSDSEARLVEMLSADMPGYEFGETISRGGQGIVMRAVQKATGRDVAIKVLRTGHLASENERVRFFREVRILAQLRHPHIVTVHDSGVAAGLHYFVMDYIHGWPLDEYVRERKLSIRARLELFVKICDAVNVAHLRGIIHRDLKPGNVRVDAAGEPHVLDFGLAKVDEQDTLANTKDAAITVAGQFLGSLPWAAPEQFSGRSETIDLRTDVYSLGVMFYQLVTGLFPYDVSGKFSDAVRNICNEEPRRPSLIATRIDDDVDQMILKCLRKEPDGRYENAGALAREIRRYLSGEPIEAKRDSGWYLMRKALHRHRVTATVVGLTLLLIVTTTISLALLYHRERAITELERSLRVEAQEARQQAIDARLEAERQGRIKSEVNHFFSGEVLAAASPERLGPSATIAQAMDAAAGLIDESFRDDPIVAGEIHLVLGATYLGQGNYDKAQQHYAASLRQFRDRLGADHEATISVGLGMARLHEQAGRFELAEREFVEGLAALRRRLGESHVEVHEIECNLGWLYARLGRWDDSEALCRRATEGLMKLVGSDHPDTLNSMNNLAMILMETGRADEAEPLLKSGLEAARRVFGPDNPSTLVSMGNLAQLYARLDRLDDAIAMSSSCLDARRKVYGGEHPSTLLMLNNLAMLHARKGDADKASEFLAEAYEIANRSLEQDHPTRVSITSNLGALRDRQGRHAEAEPLHREALNAARAYLPEGHAYIGLYHSRLGQCLASLGRGDEAAVELRAGQKILSASPGEERNAREAQAALDQLEQSRGVTTESPPSAE; translated from the coding sequence ATGACTGACCGATCTGACAGCACGAATACCTCGATCAATCAGCACCTGGCGTGGATCCAGTCAGCGCGGTTGGAGGCGGCTGCCGCAATGGCGCGCGCGTCTTTGCCGGCTTGTGCCGAGGCTCGCGCGGTTCCATCGGATTCGGAAGCCAGGCTCGTTGAAATGCTCTCGGCCGACATGCCCGGATACGAATTTGGCGAAACGATCAGTCGCGGCGGCCAGGGCATCGTCATGCGCGCGGTCCAGAAGGCGACCGGTCGCGATGTGGCGATCAAGGTGCTCCGCACGGGCCATCTGGCGAGCGAGAATGAACGCGTCCGTTTCTTTCGCGAGGTTCGAATCCTGGCGCAGCTGCGACACCCGCACATTGTTACGGTCCATGACAGCGGCGTCGCGGCCGGCTTGCATTACTTCGTCATGGATTACATCCATGGTTGGCCGCTCGATGAATACGTTCGTGAACGGAAACTGTCGATTCGCGCCCGGCTTGAGCTTTTCGTTAAGATCTGCGACGCGGTTAACGTGGCGCACCTGCGCGGCATCATCCATCGCGATCTGAAGCCCGGCAATGTGCGTGTCGATGCCGCCGGCGAGCCTCACGTGCTCGACTTCGGACTCGCCAAGGTGGATGAACAGGATACGCTTGCGAACACGAAGGATGCTGCGATCACGGTCGCCGGGCAGTTTCTCGGGTCTCTGCCATGGGCGGCGCCGGAGCAATTCAGCGGACGGTCGGAAACGATCGACCTTCGCACCGATGTCTATTCGCTCGGGGTCATGTTTTATCAGTTGGTGACCGGGCTGTTTCCCTACGACGTGTCCGGCAAATTCAGTGACGCCGTACGAAACATCTGTAATGAGGAACCGCGCCGCCCCAGCCTGATTGCGACTCGGATCGATGACGACGTCGATCAGATGATTCTAAAGTGCCTCAGAAAAGAGCCGGATGGACGGTATGAAAACGCCGGCGCGCTCGCACGGGAAATTCGCCGGTATCTCAGCGGAGAGCCGATCGAAGCAAAGCGAGACAGCGGTTGGTATCTGATGCGAAAGGCGTTGCATCGCCATCGCGTCACCGCGACCGTCGTCGGCCTCACGCTGTTGCTGATCGTTACGACGACCATTAGCCTGGCGTTGTTGTATCATCGTGAACGTGCGATTACGGAACTGGAACGCTCGCTACGTGTTGAGGCTCAGGAAGCGCGGCAGCAGGCGATTGACGCTCGGCTCGAAGCCGAACGGCAGGGCAGAATCAAATCCGAAGTGAATCATTTTTTCAGCGGTGAGGTGCTCGCGGCGGCATCACCCGAGCGACTTGGTCCCTCCGCGACGATCGCCCAGGCAATGGACGCTGCGGCGGGGCTGATTGATGAGTCGTTCAGAGATGATCCGATCGTTGCCGGAGAGATTCATCTCGTACTGGGTGCGACCTACCTCGGGCAGGGGAATTACGACAAGGCCCAGCAGCACTACGCGGCTTCGCTCCGGCAATTCCGGGATCGACTCGGGGCCGATCACGAGGCGACGATCTCCGTTGGACTCGGCATGGCCCGACTTCACGAACAGGCCGGGCGATTTGAGCTCGCCGAAAGGGAATTTGTCGAGGGCCTTGCAGCACTCCGGCGGAGACTCGGCGAGAGTCATGTTGAGGTGCATGAGATCGAATGCAACCTCGGTTGGCTCTACGCGAGGCTGGGACGATGGGACGATTCTGAGGCGTTGTGTCGTCGGGCAACGGAGGGGCTTATGAAACTGGTCGGGTCCGATCATCCCGATACACTGAATTCGATGAATAATCTCGCGATGATCCTGATGGAGACAGGACGTGCCGACGAGGCCGAGCCCCTTCTGAAAAGCGGTTTGGAGGCGGCGCGGAGGGTTTTCGGTCCGGACAATCCGAGCACGCTGGTTTCAATGGGAAATCTGGCACAGCTTTACGCCAGACTCGACCGATTGGATGATGCCATTGCGATGTCATCCTCTTGTCTGGATGCGCGGCGCAAGGTCTACGGCGGTGAACACCCCAGCACGCTATTGATGCTCAACAATCTTGCCATGCTGCACGCTCGGAAAGGGGATGCCGACAAGGCGTCGGAATTCCTGGCCGAAGCATATGAAATCGCGAATCGATCATTGGAACAGGACCATCCCACGCGCGTCAGCATCACGAGCAACCTCGGTGCCCTGCGCGACCGGCAGGGGAGGCACGCCGAAGCCGAGCCCCTGCATCGAGAAGCATTGAACGCTGCGCGGGCCTACCTGCCTGAAGGACACGCCTATATCGGGCTTTATCATTCGCGCTTGGGTCAATGTCTGGCTTCGTTGGGGCGCGGCGATGAGGCCGCGGTGGAGCTCCGAGCGGGCCAGAAGATTCTGAGTGCATCGCCGGGAGAGGAGCGGAACGCCCGTGAAGCGCAGGCCGCGCTAGACCAACTGGAACAGTCGCGTGGAGTGACCACCGAATCCCCGCCTTCCGCGGAGTAG
- a CDS encoding sigma-70 family RNA polymerase sigma factor, giving the protein MDSRDDTATDISVERVRSAVAGDADALSALLRICGPLVERTLQVGDPYRSLIDPADIMQVTYMEAFLRIGSFDALRPHSFEAWLRQIAHNNLRDAIRGIERQKQPPPRNRLQPSDSDESLIGLYDQFARGSSATPSRSVGRRELRDYVIRMIDELPERYGRVVRMCDIEGRSAVEVAAAMGKSPGAIHMLRARAHDRLRERIGTSSPYFSDRS; this is encoded by the coding sequence ATGGACTCCCGGGATGACACCGCGACTGACATCTCCGTCGAGCGCGTCCGATCGGCTGTGGCGGGAGATGCCGACGCACTCTCCGCGCTGCTTCGGATTTGCGGTCCGCTGGTGGAGCGCACACTTCAAGTCGGCGACCCCTATCGCAGCCTGATCGATCCAGCCGACATCATGCAAGTGACCTACATGGAGGCATTTCTTCGCATCGGCTCGTTTGATGCGTTAAGGCCGCATTCGTTTGAAGCATGGCTTCGTCAGATTGCTCACAACAACCTCCGCGATGCGATTCGCGGAATCGAGCGTCAGAAGCAGCCGCCTCCCAGGAACCGCCTTCAACCGTCTGACTCCGATGAATCGCTCATCGGTCTCTACGACCAGTTCGCCCGGGGCAGTTCGGCGACACCGAGCCGCTCGGTGGGGCGACGGGAGCTCCGCGACTACGTGATTCGCATGATTGACGAATTGCCGGAGCGATATGGCCGCGTCGTCCGAATGTGTGATATCGAAGGCCGATCCGCCGTTGAGGTCGCGGCGGCGATGGGCAAGTCGCCCGGTGCAATTCACATGCTGCGGGCCAGGGCGCATGACCGACTTCGCGAGCGCATCGGTACGTCGTCGCCGTATTTCAGCGACAGGTCGTGA
- a CDS encoding lipocalin family protein: MIDLRKVGGALKAIVAAACVSGVFGCNFEMFFPPLDVVEQVDLSRFVGTWYEVARYPNGFEEGCAGVTAEYAIRDSQSITVKNTCIEGTLDGPTRTIEGYATIADPQTNSKLNVVFFPPFGAPYWILELSPDYEWAVIGEPSRSFFWILSRTPTLDQAILDGIISRMPEKGYDPSRLIYTPQ, encoded by the coding sequence ATGATCGATCTCAGGAAAGTCGGCGGGGCGCTCAAGGCCATCGTGGCTGCGGCATGTGTCTCGGGGGTGTTCGGCTGCAATTTTGAGATGTTCTTCCCACCGCTGGACGTGGTGGAGCAGGTTGATTTGAGTCGTTTTGTCGGAACCTGGTATGAAGTCGCACGATATCCAAACGGCTTCGAAGAAGGCTGCGCCGGCGTAACGGCTGAGTACGCAATACGAGACAGTCAATCGATCACGGTGAAGAACACCTGCATTGAAGGCACGCTTGATGGTCCCACGCGAACCATCGAGGGCTATGCGACCATCGCCGACCCACAGACCAATTCAAAACTGAATGTGGTGTTCTTTCCTCCGTTCGGCGCGCCTTACTGGATCCTGGAATTGAGTCCCGACTACGAATGGGCGGTCATCGGTGAGCCGAGCCGATCGTTTTTCTGGATCCTCAGCCGAACGCCGACGCTCGACCAGGCCATTCTGGACGGCATCATTTCCCGGATGCCCGAAAAAGGGTATGACCCCTCGCGCCTGATCTACACGCCGCAGTAG